In the genome of Patescibacteria group bacterium, one region contains:
- a CDS encoding RluA family pseudouridine synthase, which yields MSKLSIPVLYEDAEYIVINKPAGLVVHADGRTTEPTVVDWILDVHPEMKEVGEPLVVRPGQENELTIYRPGIVHRIDRDTSGVLVIAKTQSAFEFLKDQFQDREVEKTYNTFVFTEVPEDEGMVDRPIGRNKKDFRLWSAQRGARGEMRDAVTHYKVLKRGNGFSFIEAKPRTGRTHQIRVHFKAVNFPIVADPLYAPKREKALGFDRLALHARAISFKNREGKTITVEAPLPEDFQKALKMLD from the coding sequence ATGAGTAAATTATCTATTCCAGTTTTGTATGAAGATGCTGAGTATATTGTTATCAATAAACCAGCAGGTCTTGTAGTGCATGCCGATGGCCGCACAACTGAACCAACCGTAGTGGATTGGATTTTAGACGTGCATCCTGAAATGAAGGAAGTGGGAGAGCCCCTTGTTGTTCGTCCTGGTCAAGAAAACGAACTCACTATTTACCGACCAGGTATTGTGCATCGAATCGACCGAGATACATCAGGGGTTTTAGTTATTGCTAAAACTCAAAGTGCTTTTGAATTCCTTAAAGATCAATTTCAAGACAGAGAAGTAGAGAAGACTTACAACACATTTGTATTTACTGAGGTACCTGAAGACGAGGGAATGGTAGATCGACCAATTGGAAGAAACAAAAAAGACTTTCGATTGTGGTCTGCTCAGCGAGGTGCACGAGGAGAAATGCGTGATGCCGTCACTCATTATAAAGTACTCAAACGGGGGAATGGGTTTAGCTTTATAGAAGCAAAGCCTCGTACCGGACGAACGCATCAAATTCGAGTGCATTTTAAAGCTGTAAACTTTCCCATTGTTGCAGATCCATTATATGCGCCGAAGCGAGAAAAAGCTTTGGGTTTTGATAGATTGGCCCTTCATGCCCGAGCTATTTCCTTTAAGAACCGAGAAGGTAAGACTATTACCGTAGAAGCCCCATTACCTGAAGATTTCCAAAAAGCCTTGAAAATGCTTGATTAG
- a CDS encoding L,D-transpeptidase family protein, whose amino-acid sequence MEKIKSLFSKLIGAQVHIWIVGALLVVQLSIFAVVFWAYRMTTAEYLLPVSPNSVKAEFAYGSRPGLMNADYFKEVKDTFVQEQASFIEADLSAMLVRVYKEGVMVKEVKILTKGREGSWWETPAGIYKIESKSKNHFSSFGKVYQPWSMAFQGNFFIHGWPYYPDGTPVASAFSGGCIRLADEDAKAIYDLAEKNMPVLVFEKDFAPDSFSYNAKKPDLSATNYLVADLKNNYVFLEEGVDAEVPIASVTKLMTSLVAAEFINIDNEITITESMIASTSKPRLFPGQKVSIYNLLFPLLMESSNEAAEAIARSAGRDRFLGLMNQKTTALGMSHTSLTDPAGFQPTNISTARDLFQLSKYLYNNRSFILKLTAGQVTNSAYGNSQFTNLQNFNAIPGINAKLIGGKVGKTTAARETAVLVYDMELQGEKRPIVIILLGSEDRSADAIKAVNYVKAIYE is encoded by the coding sequence ATGGAAAAAATAAAATCACTATTTTCAAAACTTATAGGAGCTCAAGTTCACATTTGGATTGTGGGTGCTTTACTCGTGGTCCAGCTCAGTATTTTTGCTGTAGTCTTTTGGGCATATCGCATGACCACTGCAGAATACCTACTTCCAGTTTCACCAAATTCTGTTAAGGCGGAATTTGCCTATGGATCACGACCAGGTCTCATGAATGCTGATTACTTCAAAGAAGTGAAAGATACTTTTGTGCAGGAACAAGCAAGTTTTATTGAAGCCGATCTATCTGCCATGCTTGTGCGAGTTTATAAAGAGGGAGTCATGGTGAAGGAAGTAAAGATTCTTACAAAGGGACGAGAGGGATCATGGTGGGAAACTCCAGCGGGAATTTATAAAATAGAATCAAAATCAAAGAATCACTTTTCATCATTTGGAAAAGTGTATCAGCCATGGAGTATGGCATTTCAAGGTAACTTCTTTATTCACGGCTGGCCGTATTATCCTGACGGTACACCCGTAGCGTCTGCATTTTCTGGAGGATGTATTCGCCTTGCAGATGAAGATGCAAAAGCAATTTATGATTTGGCAGAAAAAAACATGCCGGTCCTTGTGTTTGAAAAAGATTTTGCTCCTGATTCATTCTCATACAATGCAAAGAAGCCTGATCTCTCAGCAACAAATTATCTCGTAGCAGATCTTAAGAACAACTATGTATTTCTTGAAGAGGGAGTAGATGCCGAAGTGCCAATTGCGTCTGTGACAAAGCTTATGACCTCTCTTGTCGCTGCCGAATTTATAAATATAGATAATGAAATAACCATCACAGAAAGCATGATTGCTTCTACATCGAAGCCACGATTGTTTCCTGGTCAGAAAGTTTCTATTTATAACTTGCTGTTTCCATTGCTCATGGAGTCTTCAAATGAAGCAGCTGAAGCAATTGCTCGGAGTGCTGGGCGAGATCGATTTTTAGGTCTCATGAATCAAAAGACGACAGCTCTCGGCATGAGCCATACATCACTTACAGATCCCGCAGGATTTCAGCCAACAAATATTTCAACAGCTCGAGATCTCTTTCAACTTTCAAAATATCTCTACAACAATCGAAGCTTTATTCTCAAATTAACAGCCGGACAGGTGACTAATTCTGCATATGGAAATTCTCAATTTACCAATCTTCAAAACTTTAATGCTATTCCAGGCATCAATGCAAAGTTGATTGGAGGCAAAGTGGGAAAAACAACAGCGGCTCGCGAAACGGCTGTATTAGTGTATGATATGGAACTCCAAGGTGAAAAGCGACCAATTGTTATTATTCTTCTAGGATCAGAAGATCGCTCTGCTGATGCTATCAAAGCAGTAAACTACGTAAAAGCTATATATGAGTAA
- a CDS encoding acylphosphatase translates to MKEIYCKIYGNVQGVFFREYAKKRAGELGVTGYVKNLDDGTVELVAQGEDADLRTYLGYVSVGPEDGEVESINVQWGPLDVRESGFSLL, encoded by the coding sequence ATGAAGGAGATCTACTGCAAGATTTATGGCAATGTTCAAGGCGTTTTCTTTCGTGAATATGCTAAGAAAAGAGCAGGTGAATTGGGGGTTACAGGGTATGTAAAAAATCTTGATGATGGCACTGTCGAGCTTGTGGCACAAGGTGAAGATGCAGATTTGCGAACCTATTTAGGATATGTAAGTGTGGGTCCCGAAGATGGAGAAGTTGAGAGTATTAATGTGCAGTGGGGACCTTTGGATGTGCGAGAATCTGGGTTTTCGTTACTTTAA
- the pilM gene encoding pilus assembly protein PilM yields the protein MSSSLFRKIFTDHFPPPKFLEMPTIGLDISDEVIRFAGMRHRGSHLEVSTYGEKALPKGLIEEGYIKDKQGFTKILTDLRKQNNLQFVSVSLPDEKSYLFKTQIPAMDEADIRGALQFKIEENVPISVQDAVFDYRVMNHPKEGESIIDVGVTVLHAKVVKSYLDSIRASGLVPLYFKTESQAIVRSVIPKGDPGTHLIVTLRETKAVLILYSGGVIHFTSTLHIGSDSIINAIKKQFSVNDDVAQKIRQGREIRDSHDIFMTLVNAGNALQEEVQKLFMYWESHGNSKPINTVILTGSDSLLGLDVYLGKSLTIPVHIANAWVNIAPLGEYIPTITERESLDYVAALGLAIPHD from the coding sequence ATGAGCTCTTCACTTTTTAGAAAAATATTCACTGATCATTTTCCTCCTCCGAAATTCCTTGAGATGCCAACTATTGGATTAGATATTTCCGATGAGGTTATTCGATTTGCTGGAATGAGACACCGAGGTTCTCATTTAGAGGTTTCAACATATGGAGAAAAAGCGTTGCCAAAAGGATTGATTGAAGAAGGGTACATAAAAGACAAACAAGGATTTACAAAGATTCTTACTGATCTTCGAAAACAAAATAATTTGCAGTTTGTGAGTGTTTCATTACCTGATGAAAAGTCATATTTGTTTAAGACTCAGATTCCAGCGATGGATGAAGCTGATATTCGAGGTGCTCTGCAATTTAAAATTGAAGAAAACGTTCCTATTTCAGTTCAAGATGCCGTATTTGACTACCGTGTTATGAATCATCCAAAGGAGGGAGAAAGCATTATTGATGTGGGAGTAACAGTGCTCCATGCAAAAGTTGTTAAAAGTTATCTTGATTCTATTCGTGCATCAGGGCTTGTACCGCTCTATTTTAAAACTGAATCTCAAGCGATTGTACGTTCGGTTATTCCAAAGGGAGATCCTGGAACACATCTTATAGTTACCTTACGAGAAACCAAAGCTGTACTTATTCTTTACTCAGGAGGAGTTATTCATTTTACATCTACACTTCATATTGGAAGCGACTCTATTATCAATGCAATCAAAAAGCAGTTTTCAGTTAATGATGATGTTGCACAAAAGATCCGACAGGGAAGAGAGATTCGTGATAGTCATGACATTTTCATGACACTTGTAAATGCAGGTAATGCATTACAAGAAGAAGTACAAAAATTATTTATGTACTGGGAAAGTCATGGCAATAGTAAGCCTATAAACACAGTAATACTTACAGGATCTGATTCACTACTTGGTCTTGATGTTTATCTAGGCAAATCACTAACTATACCTGTGCATATTGCAAATGCCTGGGTAAATATAGCTCCACTTGGAGAATATATTCCTACAATTACCGAACGAGAGTCGTTGGACTATGTAGCTGCATTAGGCTTGGCAATTCCACATGATTAA
- the ruvX gene encoding Holliday junction resolvase RuvX: MKYMGIDFGSKRVGVAVSDSSNAFALPLIVLENKKNLYDELNTIICDKEITHIILGESKNFQGQDNVIMEKMRVFKETIENKFQKPVIFEPEFMSSHQAERFQGKNDMLDASAAAIILQSYLERLKNTENK, from the coding sequence ATGAAATACATGGGCATCGACTTTGGGTCAAAGCGGGTGGGGGTGGCTGTTTCCGACAGCTCAAATGCCTTTGCCTTGCCACTAATAGTGCTTGAAAATAAGAAGAATCTCTATGATGAGCTCAATACTATTATATGTGATAAAGAAATCACACATATTATATTAGGCGAATCAAAGAACTTTCAAGGCCAGGATAATGTAATTATGGAAAAGATGCGGGTTTTTAAAGAAACTATAGAAAACAAGTTTCAAAAGCCTGTGATATTTGAGCCAGAGTTTATGTCATCTCATCAAGCAGAGCGATTCCAAGGAAAGAATGATATGCTCGACGCTTCCGCAGCTGCTATTATTTTACAAAGCTATTTAGAGAGACTAAAGAACACCGAAAATAAATAA
- a CDS encoding prenyltransferase — MTLQRILKISRPRFWIYELGPYLLGLAATLPLLENPAVLLDVRIIAFFIYFLFPANLLIYGINDIFDYETDKLNPKKVAYESLLMPAEHKYILIAVLLTTLPFVFFLDVSNIPSVIGFAAFIFFASFYSASPIRAKTKPGFDMIFSAGHYVATGVFTYALISGVFPSALPIIGGMLWAMAMHAYSAVPDIDADKTSGIATVATVLTKKPTLVMCTVFYIVSAIIAYTYIGAIAVLLLVPYLLLMIMSLNSSEEKLFKLYTYFPKLNTIVGMIVFWSIVFLRS; from the coding sequence ATGACATTACAAAGAATCTTAAAGATCAGCAGACCTAGGTTTTGGATCTATGAACTCGGGCCATACCTTCTTGGTCTAGCAGCTACTCTTCCCCTTCTGGAAAATCCTGCAGTACTATTAGATGTACGGATCATTGCATTCTTTATTTATTTTTTATTTCCTGCAAATCTCTTAATTTACGGCATCAACGATATTTTTGACTACGAGACAGATAAGCTCAATCCCAAAAAAGTGGCATATGAGTCTTTGCTCATGCCTGCAGAACACAAATATATTTTGATTGCAGTACTTCTTACTACTTTACCCTTTGTATTCTTTTTAGATGTTTCAAATATTCCTAGCGTTATTGGTTTTGCAGCATTTATTTTCTTTGCATCGTTTTACTCTGCATCTCCTATTCGTGCAAAAACAAAACCAGGTTTCGATATGATATTTAGTGCAGGACACTATGTTGCAACGGGAGTATTTACTTACGCACTTATTTCAGGAGTATTTCCTTCTGCTCTCCCAATTATTGGTGGGATGCTGTGGGCAATGGCCATGCATGCTTATTCTGCAGTACCAGATATTGATGCAGATAAAACCAGTGGCATTGCAACTGTAGCTACCGTACTTACAAAGAAACCCACACTCGTAATGTGTACTGTGTTTTATATTGTTTCAGCAATAATTGCCTATACATATATTGGAGCAATTGCAGTGCTACTTTTAGTTCCCTATCTTCTTCTCATGATCATGTCACTAAATAGTAGTGAAGAAAAGCTTTTCAAGCTATATACATATTTCCCAAAACTAAACACGATCGTGGGTATGATCGTGTTTTGGAGTATCGTCTTTCTACGAAGTTAA
- the crtI gene encoding phytoene desaturase family protein, with translation MKQKAVIIGGGIGGLATAILLAKKGFEVELVEKNEKIGGRANVFEAQGFKFDMGPSWYLMPDVFEHFFNLVGEKIEDHLELQQLTPSYRIFFKDEGKVLDLQSNVAEDKKLFESLEPGSGAKLEEYLALSKIQYEIAVKDFMYKNYDSIFDFFNKRVMTEGRKLSVLSKMNKYVERFFKSEIIQKIMQYQLVFLGSSPYNTPALYNIMSHIDFNMGVFYPKGGIYKIIEALVTIAKKNGVVFRTSSPVGKIIIENKKTTGVELESGEVIAADLVISNADIEHTEMKLLPKESQTLKERYWKKRTMAPSAFIMYIGMKDKVPSLTHHNLIFCKDWKKNFAEIFDNPQWPDDPSLYVCCPSKTDPTVAPEGKENLFVLVPVASGLEYDDATLDAYKDKILSIMEKEMNIPNFKNRIEYIRTYSLKDFAKDYNAYKGSALGLAHTIMQTAFFRPNNRSKKVSNLYYVGAGTNPGIGMPICLISAELAYKRIMNITDPEPLKKL, from the coding sequence ATGAAACAAAAAGCAGTAATCATTGGTGGGGGGATAGGAGGACTCGCTACAGCAATTCTCCTAGCAAAAAAAGGTTTTGAAGTTGAATTAGTAGAAAAGAATGAAAAAATTGGAGGACGAGCTAATGTATTTGAGGCTCAAGGTTTCAAATTTGATATGGGACCATCATGGTATTTGATGCCAGATGTATTTGAACACTTTTTTAATTTAGTTGGTGAGAAAATAGAAGATCATCTAGAGCTTCAGCAACTCACTCCGTCGTACCGAATATTTTTTAAAGATGAGGGGAAAGTACTAGATCTACAATCTAATGTAGCAGAAGATAAAAAACTTTTTGAATCTCTCGAACCTGGTTCTGGTGCAAAGCTTGAAGAATACTTAGCTTTGTCAAAGATACAGTATGAAATTGCAGTTAAAGATTTCATGTATAAGAATTATGATTCTATATTTGATTTCTTTAACAAGAGAGTAATGACAGAAGGTAGAAAGCTATCAGTACTTTCTAAAATGAATAAGTATGTTGAGAGATTCTTCAAATCTGAAATTATTCAAAAGATAATGCAATACCAACTTGTATTTTTAGGTAGTTCTCCTTACAACACTCCTGCGCTCTACAACATAATGAGTCACATTGATTTTAATATGGGAGTGTTTTATCCAAAAGGTGGTATCTACAAAATTATAGAAGCACTTGTAACTATTGCAAAAAAGAATGGAGTTGTATTTCGAACGTCATCACCTGTTGGAAAAATTATAATTGAAAATAAAAAAACCACTGGAGTAGAGCTAGAGAGCGGGGAAGTGATTGCTGCAGATCTTGTGATTTCAAACGCTGATATAGAACATACTGAAATGAAATTGCTTCCAAAAGAGTCTCAAACTCTTAAAGAACGATACTGGAAAAAGCGCACTATGGCGCCATCTGCATTTATTATGTATATCGGTATGAAAGATAAAGTGCCTTCTCTCACACACCACAACCTTATTTTTTGCAAAGATTGGAAGAAAAATTTTGCTGAGATATTTGATAATCCACAATGGCCTGACGATCCATCATTGTATGTATGCTGCCCCTCAAAGACCGACCCTACGGTAGCTCCAGAAGGCAAAGAGAATCTTTTTGTGTTGGTCCCTGTAGCGTCTGGACTCGAGTACGATGATGCTACATTAGATGCGTACAAAGATAAGATACTTTCTATCATGGAAAAGGAAATGAATATTCCAAATTTCAAAAACAGAATCGAATATATTCGAACGTATTCTCTCAAAGACTTTGCTAAGGACTACAATGCATACAAGGGTAGCGCATTAGGTTTAGCTCATACAATAATGCAGACAGCATTTTTCCGGCCAAATAATAGAAGTAAAAAAGTTTCAAATCTCTACTATGTAGGAGCAGGAACAAATCCGGGAATTGGAATGCCAATCTGCCTTATCTCTGCAGAACTTGCATATAAGCGAATTATGAACATCACTGATCCCGAGCCACTCAAGAAACTTTAA
- a CDS encoding phytoene/squalene synthase family protein codes for MSTQNLKSDFEFCRLIHKKYGKSYYFATKFFPKDLRNATYALYAFFRLPDEIVDSQKDKTTTETNKELQQFKQQWEQAYTTGQSNSPALRANSYVFKKYSIPYEYSESFLDAMVQDTHVARYATYQDLEKYMYGSASVVGLMMSYVIGFSDKQALEYAKKLGYAMQLTNFLRDIKEDYVQRGRIYMPLDELARFGLREEDIAQEKMSENFVDFMKFQINRTRELFKEADIGIPMLSQKGRFAVKIAAVLYGHILHEIEKLDYNIYKQRARVSVTKKILLLIKTALTT; via the coding sequence ATGAGTACTCAAAACCTAAAATCTGATTTTGAATTTTGTCGCTTGATCCACAAAAAGTATGGTAAAAGTTATTACTTTGCCACAAAGTTTTTCCCCAAGGATTTAAGAAACGCAACCTATGCACTCTATGCATTTTTTAGATTGCCTGATGAAATAGTTGATTCACAAAAAGATAAGACAACAACAGAAACTAATAAAGAATTACAACAATTTAAACAGCAGTGGGAACAAGCATACACAACAGGACAGAGTAATAGTCCTGCGTTGCGAGCTAATTCATATGTATTCAAAAAATATTCTATTCCGTATGAATATAGTGAAAGCTTTTTGGATGCAATGGTGCAAGATACTCATGTTGCTCGATATGCTACATATCAAGATTTGGAAAAATATATGTATGGCTCGGCTTCTGTGGTAGGACTCATGATGAGCTATGTAATTGGTTTTTCTGATAAGCAGGCATTGGAATATGCAAAGAAATTGGGCTATGCAATGCAACTCACCAATTTTCTTCGAGATATAAAAGAAGATTATGTGCAGCGGGGAAGAATATATATGCCGTTGGATGAACTTGCGAGATTTGGTTTGCGAGAAGAAGACATTGCTCAAGAGAAAATGTCTGAGAATTTTGTGGATTTTATGAAATTCCAAATCAACCGAACTCGCGAATTATTTAAAGAAGCAGATATTGGAATTCCAATGCTTTCCCAGAAAGGCAGGTTTGCTGTAAAGATAGCAGCGGTGCTGTACGGGCATATCTTACATGAAATAGAAAAGCTAGATTACAATATTTACAAACAGAGAGCCCGTGTTTCTGTGACAAAAAAAATACTATTACTTATTAAAACAGCATTAACTACATAA
- a CDS encoding polyprenyl synthetase family protein, which translates to MYLNSIVQLLKSYSRSDQPVLSILEFKQKFDAYLEVFLAQKVASAGIHTSDESIKKIIAQAALIAHVGGKRVRPYMAYLGYSMSGGINNDTFFDALVGIELFHTFALIHDDIIDESDERHAQATVHTFAENLFPNAKRGKHFGTAQAILAGDLVFAWSQEALMWNTKPSCLQDVRSIFSKMIEEVVVGQMIDVSITNTEHVKKDDIEEKNKLKTARYTFVNPLKIGAALAGDAKTYDAFFEEFGMALGTGYQVQDDLLDICGDPKKTGKDSMRDLEEGQHTYFTQYIFDEGTEDQKNTLMLLFGKVLTESQIAQAKVLFESSGALAAGRIIIDQKLAAAEKSLTTYSIPQAHCDAFTSILSLIKQRSA; encoded by the coding sequence ATGTATCTGAATTCTATTGTACAACTGCTCAAAAGCTATAGCAGAAGCGATCAGCCTGTTTTAAGCATCCTCGAATTTAAGCAAAAATTCGATGCATATTTAGAAGTGTTTCTGGCTCAAAAAGTAGCTTCAGCAGGTATTCATACTTCTGATGAGTCAATCAAAAAGATAATTGCTCAGGCTGCACTTATTGCCCATGTCGGAGGTAAGCGAGTTCGACCATATATGGCATACCTTGGATACAGCATGAGTGGGGGGATCAATAACGATACTTTTTTTGATGCTCTTGTAGGAATTGAGCTCTTTCACACATTTGCTCTTATTCACGACGACATTATTGATGAAAGTGATGAACGACATGCGCAAGCAACCGTGCATACCTTTGCTGAAAATTTATTTCCAAACGCAAAACGTGGAAAGCATTTTGGAACTGCACAAGCAATACTTGCAGGAGACCTTGTGTTTGCCTGGAGTCAGGAAGCATTGATGTGGAATACCAAACCTTCATGTTTACAGGATGTACGATCTATTTTTTCTAAAATGATTGAAGAAGTTGTTGTAGGACAAATGATTGATGTATCAATTACAAATACTGAACACGTTAAAAAAGATGATATAGAAGAGAAAAATAAATTAAAAACTGCACGATATACATTTGTTAATCCACTTAAGATTGGTGCTGCATTGGCAGGGGACGCAAAGACGTATGATGCTTTTTTTGAAGAATTTGGGATGGCGCTTGGAACAGGGTATCAAGTGCAGGATGATCTTTTAGATATTTGTGGAGATCCAAAGAAGACCGGCAAAGATAGCATGAGAGATCTTGAAGAAGGGCAGCACACATATTTTACTCAGTATATTTTTGATGAAGGAACAGAAGACCAGAAAAACACACTCATGTTACTTTTTGGAAAAGTACTTACTGAATCACAAATCGCTCAAGCGAAAGTACTCTTTGAGAGTTCAGGAGCTCTTGCTGCAGGGAGAATAATAATTGATCAAAAACTAGCAGCTGCAGAAAAATCATTAACCACGTACTCAATACCTCAAGCACACTGCGATGCATTTACTTCTATTCTTTCTCTTATCAAACAACGCTCTGCATGA
- a CDS encoding ABC transporter permease: protein MKKLNHIRKHLMIAISVGWFLAFRQIRRANRGTTVLIIFIMVLTFLNLVVVSGLLIGLISGSYKQFRESYSGDVIVTALPGYNFIERSSEVISFLENHPKVESFTPRYGVNVRILGSLTTLPKKNERTNLISARLTGIDPDIEERVTGFSRFIIKGEPLYADDRTSMLIGSNLLKQYSSFADANIPGLELLEGVDVGSKVRVTFTTKSGEKIIKEYTVKGIVKSKVDEISTRAFIIDKEVKGFIPVNKEEYQEIAVRVPPDYAPTLVAELKNYFGDEVARVQTSEEAIPSFLRDIESTMTILGNALSSFALVVAAITVFIVVFINAVTKRKFIGVMKGIGISPLAIEFSYICQAFFYGIVGSGIGLFLTFGVLKPYFDAYPIDFPFSDGILVATTSGSLVRVAILLVITVLAGYIPAKLIVRKNTLDSILGR from the coding sequence ATGAAGAAACTTAACCATATACGCAAGCATCTCATGATTGCAATAAGCGTGGGATGGTTCTTAGCTTTCCGGCAAATCCGTCGGGCTAATAGAGGCACAACAGTGCTTATCATATTTATTATGGTACTCACCTTCCTCAACTTAGTGGTAGTATCTGGATTGTTGATAGGTCTCATCTCAGGCTCCTACAAGCAGTTTCGAGAGAGCTACTCTGGTGATGTTATAGTCACTGCACTTCCGGGATACAACTTCATAGAGAGATCTTCTGAAGTTATTTCATTTCTTGAGAATCATCCAAAGGTAGAATCATTTACTCCACGCTATGGAGTGAATGTGAGAATTTTAGGTAGCCTTACTACTCTTCCAAAAAAGAATGAACGCACAAATTTAATTAGTGCCCGTCTTACTGGTATTGACCCAGACATAGAAGAACGTGTGACAGGATTTTCTAGATTCATTATTAAAGGAGAACCACTTTATGCTGATGATCGCACTTCAATGCTCATTGGTTCAAACCTCCTCAAGCAGTATTCTTCTTTTGCTGATGCAAACATTCCAGGACTTGAGTTATTGGAAGGAGTTGATGTAGGCAGTAAAGTACGCGTTACTTTCACTACAAAATCTGGTGAGAAAATAATTAAAGAATATACGGTTAAAGGCATTGTAAAAAGCAAAGTAGATGAAATATCAACCAGAGCTTTTATTATTGATAAAGAAGTTAAGGGTTTCATTCCTGTAAACAAAGAGGAATACCAAGAAATTGCAGTACGCGTTCCACCTGACTATGCGCCAACGCTTGTAGCAGAATTAAAAAACTATTTTGGTGATGAAGTAGCTCGAGTTCAAACTTCAGAAGAAGCTATTCCCTCTTTCCTCCGAGATATCGAATCAACAATGACTATTTTAGGAAATGCTCTTTCTTCATTTGCACTTGTCGTAGCAGCGATCACCGTATTTATTGTGGTGTTTATCAACGCTGTTACAAAACGAAAATTTATTGGTGTTATGAAAGGTATTGGAATTAGTCCTCTTGCAATTGAGTTCTCATATATATGTCAGGCATTCTTCTATGGGATCGTAGGATCAGGTATTGGATTGTTCCTCACCTTTGGAGTATTAAAACCATACTTCGATGCCTACCCAATTGATTTCCCATTTTCTGATGGAATTTTAGTTGCCACAACTTCAGGCTCACTTGTGCGCGTTGCTATTCTTTTAGTAATTACCGTGCTTGCTGGTTACATTCCAGCAAAGCTTATTGTGAGAAAGAATACATTAGATTCTATTTTAGGACGATAA
- a CDS encoding ABC transporter ATP-binding protein, which produces MIKGEKILKKYGSGELELTVLKEIDIEIKTGEFVAIIGPSGAGKSTLLYQLSLLDTLTSGEVYFNGKPTSGLSESQKTNLRLSELGYVFQDYALLPELTVLENVALPMLMQGMSKHEAYKKSDEALERIGIKHKRNNLPNQLSGGQQQRVSIARAIAHKPHILFADEPTANLDSENAKIVIDVFLKLNSEGQSIIMVTHENEYARKAQRTIALKDGIIVSDTKNVN; this is translated from the coding sequence ATGATCAAAGGAGAAAAAATATTAAAAAAATATGGAAGTGGTGAACTTGAACTCACCGTACTCAAAGAGATTGATATTGAAATTAAGACTGGTGAATTTGTGGCAATCATCGGTCCATCAGGCGCAGGAAAGTCTACCCTGCTCTACCAATTATCACTACTTGATACCCTTACATCAGGTGAAGTGTACTTTAATGGCAAGCCCACATCAGGTTTAAGTGAATCTCAAAAAACAAATTTACGCCTAAGTGAACTTGGTTATGTATTTCAAGACTATGCCCTTCTCCCTGAACTCACTGTATTAGAAAACGTGGCTCTTCCCATGCTTATGCAAGGGATGTCAAAACATGAAGCGTACAAAAAATCCGATGAAGCATTAGAAAGAATTGGAATCAAACACAAAAGGAATAATCTCCCCAATCAGCTTTCGGGAGGTCAGCAACAGCGAGTTTCAATTGCCCGTGCGATTGCTCATAAACCACATATTCTTTTTGCTGATGAACCTACTGCCAATCTCGATTCTGAAAATGCCAAAATAGTAATTGATGTATTTTTGAAGCTAAATAGTGAGGGACAATCTATCATTATGGTTACGCACGAAAATGAATATGCTCGAAAAGCACAACGCACCATTGCACTCAAAGACGGAATCATTGTTTCTGATACAAAGAATGTGAACTAG